The Candidatus Sulfotelmatobacter sp. genome has a window encoding:
- a CDS encoding Gfo/Idh/MocA family oxidoreductase, with the protein MKHRVSRRAFLQGSAAAAGGLLISKTVQLEAQPFPRSMAPSDRVRFGMIGIGMQGSGLLAGAITIPGVECVGAADLYDGRHTLAREITANPSLPASRHYQELLDRKDIDCIVAAVPDHWHRRVVVDACNAGKDIYCEKPMSHNVADGLAMVEAAQKNNRVVQIGSQRVSSVLCAKAHELYTGGAIGDIEMVELTLGRNDPTGAWEYPPPPDLSPETLDWDTWLNDAPKVPFNKYHFARWRCWRNYGTGVAGDLMVHLISGMLVTLGWNEVPKSATAMGGIFRFKDGRDMPDFHTVLFDYHGIPVYVRLDLGAETPELARFMGPKGLLDAAENDLRYSPQTGIDMDPSYYSFSFPAKMREEYVKQWHAEHDPPLGKEPLHEDTVYKGHDWDDMRPHLNVFFQSVKSRKPVTEDAVFGNHAAVACHMANESYFRQKPVTWDEASKTIKS; encoded by the coding sequence ATGAAGCATAGGGTTTCGCGGCGGGCATTCTTGCAAGGAAGTGCAGCAGCAGCCGGTGGCTTGCTGATTTCGAAGACGGTGCAACTCGAAGCCCAGCCATTTCCACGATCCATGGCGCCGAGCGATCGCGTGCGATTTGGCATGATCGGAATCGGAATGCAAGGTTCCGGCCTGCTGGCCGGGGCGATTACGATTCCCGGCGTAGAGTGCGTGGGCGCGGCCGATCTCTATGACGGGCGACACACGCTGGCCAGGGAGATCACCGCCAATCCCAGCTTGCCCGCCTCGCGGCACTATCAGGAATTGCTCGATCGCAAAGATATCGACTGCATCGTGGCCGCCGTGCCGGACCATTGGCATCGGCGCGTTGTGGTCGATGCCTGCAACGCGGGCAAGGATATTTATTGCGAGAAGCCGATGTCGCACAATGTGGCCGATGGCCTAGCTATGGTGGAGGCCGCGCAGAAAAATAATCGCGTGGTGCAGATTGGCTCGCAGCGCGTGAGTTCCGTGCTCTGTGCCAAGGCCCATGAACTCTATACCGGCGGAGCGATCGGCGACATCGAGATGGTCGAACTCACGCTCGGGCGTAATGATCCCACCGGCGCGTGGGAATATCCGCCGCCGCCCGATCTTTCTCCGGAGACGCTCGACTGGGACACGTGGCTGAACGACGCTCCCAAGGTTCCGTTCAACAAGTACCATTTCGCACGCTGGCGCTGTTGGAGAAACTATGGCACAGGCGTTGCCGGCGATTTGATGGTGCACTTGATCAGCGGAATGCTGGTCACGCTGGGATGGAATGAAGTTCCCAAGTCGGCGACTGCGATGGGCGGCATTTTCCGCTTCAAAGATGGGCGCGACATGCCGGACTTTCATACGGTGCTGTTCGATTACCACGGAATTCCTGTGTACGTACGCCTCGACCTGGGGGCCGAAACACCGGAACTGGCGCGGTTTATGGGGCCAAAGGGACTGCTCGATGCAGCCGAAAACGATCTACGCTATTCTCCACAGACGGGCATCGACATGGATCCGAGCTACTACAGCTTCAGCTTCCCGGCAAAGATGCGCGAGGAATATGTGAAACAGTGGCATGCGGAACACGATCCGCCACTGGGAAAAGAACCCCTCCACGAAGACACAGTTTACAAGGGCCACGACTGGGATGATATGCGGCCGCACTTGAATGTGTTCTTCCAGTCGGTGAAGTCGCGCAAGCCGGTAACCGAAGACGCGGTTTTCGGCAACCATGCGGCTGTCGCATGCCACATGGCGAACGAGTCCTATTTCCGGCAGAAGCCGGTCACCTGGGACGAAGCTTCGAAGACGATCAAGTCGTAG
- a CDS encoding sugar phosphate isomerase/epimerase family protein has translation MLSSSTLAPLVWGQMKADTKASDAKPSKIPLAFSTLGCPAWEWNKILEFAAQHGFAAIELRGLEGNLDLPSHPIFAADRIEQTMKEIRASGLKIAHVSSSAQMYLEDPAKRAKQLADARRFIDLAARLEAPYVRVFGGKADSDKSSAPSEEIKARVAAGLRELGQYAGPHNVTVMIESHDHFTASATLKSVLQSADSEHVALLWDAHHTFATSNEDPEYTVKQLGPWIRHTHLKDSVGTGEDRKYVLTGRGNVPIQRQIEALRSIGYKGFYCFEWEKLWHPDIADPEIAIADYARVVGQCLGDARACGLM, from the coding sequence ATGCTCTCTTCATCTACTCTGGCGCCGCTGGTCTGGGGCCAGATGAAAGCCGATACGAAAGCGTCAGACGCAAAACCCAGCAAGATTCCGCTGGCATTCTCTACGCTGGGTTGCCCGGCTTGGGAGTGGAACAAGATTCTGGAGTTCGCCGCGCAGCACGGATTCGCTGCCATCGAACTGCGCGGTCTCGAAGGCAACCTGGATTTGCCTTCGCATCCGATCTTCGCCGCCGATCGCATCGAGCAGACCATGAAAGAAATTCGCGCCAGCGGCTTGAAAATCGCTCACGTCAGTAGCTCTGCGCAAATGTACCTTGAGGATCCGGCGAAACGCGCCAAGCAATTGGCCGATGCCCGGCGTTTTATCGATCTCGCGGCAAGGCTCGAAGCGCCATACGTGCGCGTGTTTGGCGGGAAGGCCGATTCCGATAAGAGTTCTGCTCCCAGCGAAGAGATCAAGGCCCGCGTCGCCGCCGGCTTGCGCGAGCTCGGGCAATACGCCGGCCCGCATAACGTAACTGTCATGATCGAATCGCACGATCACTTCACAGCATCGGCGACTTTGAAGAGCGTATTGCAGTCGGCCGATTCCGAACACGTCGCCCTGCTATGGGACGCGCACCATACCTTCGCCACCTCCAATGAAGATCCGGAATACACCGTCAAGCAATTGGGCCCCTGGATTCGCCATACCCATTTGAAAGATTCCGTCGGCACCGGAGAAGACCGTAAGTATGTGCTCACCGGTCGCGGCAATGTCCCGATCCAGCGCCAGATCGAGGCTCTGCGATCGATTGGATATAAAGGCTTCTACTGTTTCGAGTGGGAAAAACTATGGCATCCGGACATTGCAGATCCTGAAATCGCCATAGCCGACTACGCGCGAGTAGTCGGGCAATGCCTGGGAGATGCGCGCGCCTGCGGGTTGATGTAG
- a CDS encoding alpha-hydroxy acid oxidase — MNISRVVNIEDLRRMAQRRLPKSVFDYLDGGAEGELTLAENCRAFRDVLFRPRGAVAVGDCDLKTRVLGHELSFPAMLAPVGYSRLMHPDGEVGAAREAGKAGTGYILSTISGHKLENVKAASQGPVFFQLYLMGGREAAEGSIDRARRAGFSALVITVDTPVAGLRERDPRNGMKELLSNSLFAKIPYLPNFLIHPGWLAGFLLDGGVPNLENVVIPGKGPLPLVDVAAALADATVTWEDLRWIREAWTGPIIVKGLLRGDDARRAVDEGAAAVVVSNHGGRQLDSVAPTLRALPELVAAVNGQAEVLMDGGVRRGSDIVKALCLGARAVLVGRAYAYGLAAAGPAGVARALSILRSDVERTLRLLGCASVNALDRSYVEVPSSWPEG, encoded by the coding sequence GTGAATATTTCGCGAGTCGTCAACATCGAGGATCTGCGCCGCATGGCACAGCGCCGACTCCCCAAGTCGGTATTCGACTACTTGGATGGCGGCGCTGAGGGCGAGCTTACTCTGGCGGAAAACTGCCGCGCCTTTCGCGACGTTCTATTTCGTCCGCGCGGCGCAGTGGCCGTTGGCGATTGCGATTTAAAGACCCGCGTTCTGGGTCACGAACTTTCTTTTCCTGCCATGCTGGCCCCGGTGGGCTACAGTCGCCTGATGCACCCTGACGGTGAAGTGGGCGCAGCGCGTGAAGCGGGAAAGGCAGGCACGGGATATATCCTCTCGACGATATCCGGTCACAAGCTAGAGAACGTAAAGGCAGCTTCACAAGGTCCGGTTTTTTTCCAGTTGTATCTGATGGGTGGACGCGAGGCGGCTGAGGGTTCGATCGACCGGGCTCGCCGCGCGGGATTTTCCGCGTTGGTGATCACTGTGGATACGCCTGTCGCTGGGTTGAGAGAACGCGATCCGCGCAATGGCATGAAGGAATTGTTGAGTAATTCTCTCTTCGCGAAAATTCCTTACCTGCCTAACTTCCTGATTCATCCCGGCTGGCTGGCCGGATTTCTGCTCGACGGTGGCGTGCCTAATCTCGAGAACGTTGTGATTCCGGGTAAAGGTCCATTGCCACTGGTCGATGTTGCGGCAGCTCTGGCCGACGCAACTGTGACTTGGGAAGACTTGCGCTGGATCCGCGAGGCCTGGACCGGACCGATCATCGTCAAGGGACTGCTAAGGGGCGACGATGCCAGGCGTGCCGTCGACGAAGGCGCGGCGGCGGTCGTGGTGTCGAATCATGGAGGCCGTCAGCTCGATTCCGTTGCTCCCACCCTGCGAGCGCTTCCTGAACTGGTCGCCGCCGTAAACGGTCAGGCCGAAGTTCTCATGGATGGCGGTGTGCGCCGCGGAAGCGACATCGTTAAGGCGCTCTGTCTGGGCGCACGCGCCGTTCTGGTTGGGCGAGCTTATGCCTACGGCCTCGCTGCGGCCGGGCCCGCGGGAGTGGCGCGGGCTTTGTCGATTTTGCGCTCTGACGTGGAGCGCACGCTGCGACTGCTCGGCTGTGCCTCAGTGAACGCGCTCGATCGCTCGTACGTTGAAGTGCCTTCCAGTTGGCCGGAAGGATGA
- a CDS encoding DUF1080 domain-containing protein: protein MLKRFTIWIFVYAALVTLSFARDEDQNACNGDPGKWMQLFNGKDLTGWKHVGPGGDTVEDGLIHTHGGMGLLYWTGGKIGNCVIHVVYKMRDVNDNSGVFIRIPLEPREEWMPVHYGFEVQIDNHPDTSGEDEYHETGMLYSLTKPLVKNAWKPGPEWNTMEITLDGPRTIVMLNGVKITDYKDGEPVPDRKFDFEPQRGPRPDFGYMGLQNHSDNDIVFFKEVAIKALKK, encoded by the coding sequence ATGCTGAAACGATTCACTATCTGGATTTTTGTGTATGCCGCGCTGGTAACGCTCTCCTTTGCCCGCGACGAAGATCAGAACGCCTGCAATGGCGATCCCGGCAAGTGGATGCAGCTTTTCAACGGCAAAGATTTGACTGGGTGGAAGCATGTCGGCCCGGGTGGAGACACCGTGGAAGATGGACTGATCCACACTCACGGCGGCATGGGCTTGCTTTATTGGACGGGCGGAAAGATCGGCAACTGCGTCATCCATGTCGTCTATAAGATGCGCGACGTCAACGACAACTCGGGAGTGTTCATTCGCATTCCGCTAGAGCCTCGGGAAGAGTGGATGCCGGTGCACTACGGATTCGAAGTGCAGATCGACAACCATCCCGATACCTCGGGCGAGGATGAGTACCATGAGACCGGAATGCTTTACTCGCTGACCAAGCCGCTGGTGAAGAATGCGTGGAAGCCGGGCCCGGAGTGGAACACGATGGAGATTACGCTCGACGGACCGCGCACGATCGTGATGCTGAATGGCGTGAAAATCACGGACTATAAAGACGGCGAACCTGTGCCCGATCGCAAATTTGATTTCGAGCCACAGCGTGGTCCGCGGCCGGATTTCGGTTATATGGGCCTGCAGAATCATAGTGACAACGACATCGTGTTCTTTAAAGAAGTGGCGATCAAAGCGCTAAAGAAGTAA
- a CDS encoding family 78 glycoside hydrolase catalytic domain: MAIAIATLLATASAAPVHLRCEYRVNPLGIDQVAPHLSWQSDSAERDWKQAAFQISVSSTPEQLRSDIADVWDSGKIVSDASVGIVYAGPVPQSRRRYYWKVRVWDTTGQVSESTEIAWWEMGLLQPTDWAAKWIRWKNPDDPLDGQGIRWIWVKGQDALAAVPKTAASFRVTVRLSEKPREAALFVAARGSFTALVNGHEVGGKREWNAFDRREITDPLVMGKNLIEIKFSAPDAPQWAPNQGAKTTIAALAGLVKITLRNGSVKRIPTDGHWQAKLENSNRWYSVEAMSDLTDKRLGDSGPLPQPAAYLRRNFSIAKNIRSARLYATALGSYRIFLNGNTVDQSVLTPEFTDYRKRVLYRTYDVTTQLANGENAIGALLGDGWYGSPLTWVGTHFFAPPLRFQAQLEINYSDGSHESIVTDGSWKAAASPIVRSDLYAGEVYDARLEQQGWDKAGFDDARWTAAAVSDAPPIAITSQIDSPAQIVATLAPKQISQPATGTFIFDMGQNMVGWAKLKVNGKVGTRVRLRFAEILNADSTIYTANLRNADATDWYILRGGGEETFSPHFTFHGFRYVEVTGYPGTPTLDSIQGEVVSSLSGDPAAKLTTSSELVNRMWSIGIWGQRGNFLSVPTDCPQRDERLGWMGDAGVFWRTGTYNFDIAAFSQKFAQDIADAQNRQGAFSNVSPNTMPSTIDATDDPPADSDRVGAPGWGDAGVIIPWTTWMQYGDKAIIEQNWDAMQRWMEFIQSSNSDFLRKNGDGPDYADWLAPDDRTNKDLLATAYWALIAKMMSQMAHGLGKDADARRYDDLAQNIRVAFQKAYITEDGGVGTGTQTSYVVALYTGMAPKPLEPLLVKRLVDDIEARNWHLSTGFLGTPFLLFTLADHGRSDVAYRLLLNSDYPSWGYMLSKGATTWWERWNGDTGDPAMNSYNHYAFGSVMAWVYRAVAGIDTETNVPGFKEIAIRPHLDARINSARAQYDSVYGKIISDWNGTPSGPFSLRVTIPANASAKIYLPAIAGTHVTVDGNAVNVQPEDGSLLVRVGSGSYTFEVK, encoded by the coding sequence TTGGCCATAGCGATTGCAACGCTACTCGCCACCGCGTCGGCTGCCCCGGTGCATTTGCGTTGCGAGTATCGCGTGAATCCATTGGGCATCGACCAGGTTGCGCCTCATCTCTCCTGGCAAAGCGATAGCGCCGAACGCGACTGGAAACAGGCAGCGTTCCAGATTTCTGTGTCGAGCACACCCGAGCAGTTACGTTCCGACATTGCCGATGTATGGGATAGCGGCAAGATCGTTTCGGATGCATCGGTAGGCATCGTCTACGCGGGACCGGTTCCCCAATCGCGCCGACGCTACTACTGGAAAGTCCGCGTATGGGATACGACAGGACAAGTCTCCGAATCAACTGAGATCGCATGGTGGGAGATGGGCCTGCTTCAGCCCACCGATTGGGCCGCCAAGTGGATTCGCTGGAAAAATCCAGACGATCCGCTCGACGGACAGGGCATTCGCTGGATTTGGGTCAAGGGGCAAGATGCGCTGGCAGCCGTCCCAAAGACAGCCGCGTCTTTTCGAGTCACAGTGCGGCTTTCTGAAAAGCCGCGCGAGGCGGCTCTGTTCGTCGCTGCACGAGGCAGTTTCACCGCCTTGGTTAATGGCCACGAGGTCGGTGGAAAACGGGAGTGGAACGCTTTCGATCGGCGGGAAATTACCGATCCACTGGTCATGGGCAAGAACTTGATCGAAATCAAATTCTCCGCGCCGGATGCACCGCAGTGGGCTCCGAACCAAGGCGCGAAAACCACCATAGCTGCGCTCGCAGGCCTGGTGAAGATCACTTTGCGCAATGGTTCGGTGAAGCGCATCCCTACCGATGGCCACTGGCAGGCCAAGCTCGAAAATTCGAATCGTTGGTACAGCGTCGAAGCCATGAGCGATTTGACGGACAAGCGCCTTGGAGATTCTGGACCCTTGCCGCAGCCGGCGGCATACCTGCGGCGAAATTTCTCAATCGCGAAGAACATTCGCAGCGCGAGACTATACGCGACGGCGCTCGGAAGTTACCGCATCTTCCTGAACGGCAATACCGTTGACCAGAGCGTTCTCACGCCTGAATTTACCGACTACCGCAAACGCGTACTCTACCGGACCTACGATGTCACCACTCAATTGGCGAACGGCGAGAATGCGATTGGAGCGCTGCTCGGAGACGGTTGGTACGGCAGCCCGCTCACGTGGGTAGGAACGCATTTTTTTGCGCCTCCGCTACGCTTTCAGGCTCAGCTAGAGATCAACTATTCCGACGGCAGCCATGAGTCGATTGTGACCGATGGATCATGGAAAGCTGCTGCATCGCCCATCGTTCGATCGGACCTTTACGCCGGTGAAGTCTACGACGCGCGCCTGGAACAGCAGGGATGGGACAAGGCCGGATTCGACGATGCGCGCTGGACTGCCGCGGCCGTTTCCGATGCGCCGCCGATCGCGATTACCAGCCAGATCGACTCGCCGGCTCAAATCGTCGCTACCTTGGCCCCGAAACAAATATCGCAGCCGGCTACCGGCACGTTCATTTTCGACATGGGCCAGAACATGGTGGGATGGGCGAAACTGAAAGTAAACGGTAAAGTGGGGACTCGAGTACGACTGCGCTTTGCCGAGATTCTGAATGCCGACTCGACCATCTACACCGCCAATCTGCGGAATGCGGACGCCACCGATTGGTACATTCTGCGAGGCGGCGGCGAAGAAACTTTTAGCCCACATTTTACTTTCCATGGCTTCCGCTATGTTGAGGTGACCGGCTACCCGGGAACTCCCACACTCGATTCGATTCAAGGCGAAGTGGTTAGCAGCTTGAGCGGAGACCCTGCGGCCAAGCTCACTACTTCGAGCGAACTGGTGAACCGGATGTGGTCGATTGGCATCTGGGGCCAGCGGGGAAATTTCCTGAGCGTGCCTACCGACTGTCCGCAGCGCGATGAACGGCTGGGTTGGATGGGCGACGCGGGAGTCTTCTGGCGGACTGGGACCTACAACTTCGACATCGCTGCATTCTCCCAGAAGTTCGCACAAGACATCGCCGACGCGCAAAATCGGCAAGGCGCATTCTCCAATGTGTCGCCAAACACCATGCCATCCACGATCGACGCGACCGACGATCCTCCAGCAGACAGCGACCGGGTGGGCGCACCAGGCTGGGGCGATGCCGGGGTGATCATTCCATGGACGACGTGGATGCAGTACGGAGACAAGGCCATCATCGAGCAGAATTGGGATGCGATGCAGCGCTGGATGGAATTCATTCAGAGCAGCAATTCCGATTTTTTGCGCAAGAACGGAGATGGTCCTGATTACGCCGATTGGCTCGCGCCCGACGACAGAACTAATAAAGATCTGCTGGCAACCGCATACTGGGCGCTGATCGCGAAAATGATGTCGCAGATGGCACACGGCCTCGGCAAAGATGCCGATGCCAGGCGCTATGACGACCTGGCGCAGAATATTCGCGTTGCGTTTCAGAAGGCGTACATTACAGAAGACGGTGGGGTCGGCACCGGCACGCAAACTTCATATGTGGTTGCTCTCTACACGGGAATGGCGCCTAAACCCCTCGAGCCTCTACTGGTCAAGCGACTGGTCGACGACATTGAGGCGCGAAACTGGCATCTCTCGACCGGATTTCTAGGCACTCCCTTCTTGCTCTTCACCCTCGCCGATCATGGACGAAGTGACGTCGCGTATCGCCTATTGCTGAACTCAGATTATCCCTCTTGGGGCTACATGCTCTCCAAGGGCGCAACCACCTGGTGGGAGCGATGGAACGGGGACACCGGCGATCCGGCAATGAACTCTTACAATCACTACGCATTTGGGTCGGTGATGGCATGGGTCTACCGCGCGGTCGCCGGGATCGACACGGAAACGAATGTGCCGGGCTTTAAGGAGATCGCCATCCGTCCGCATTTGGACGCGCGCATAAACTCGGCGCGCGCGCAGTATGATTCCGTCTACGGCAAGATTATCAGCGACTGGAACGGCACGCCCTCCGGACCATTCTCTCTGCGCGTGACGATACCCGCCAATGCTTCCGCGAAAATCTACTTGCCGGCGATTGCCGGAACGCATGTTACCGTGGATGGAAATGCCGTAAACGTGCAGCCGGAGGACGGATCTCTGCTAGTCCGAGTCGGATCGGGATCCTACACCTTCGAGGTCAAGTGA
- a CDS encoding Ig-like domain-containing protein: protein MFKSRVLVVAVAGMITTSAPAAWSQDTATKSQESTPSTSVAPASVDITPGTLDVQVGQKVKFSAAAKDAAGNSIDEKPSAWFAAPFDLAGADESGEVTFHAPGVVTVGAVIAGKAGYATVNVANSKITSIEIEPLARPVVAGSGEKLTVIARISDGKPRTDAVVKWTSDKSAVAGVDAAGLVTGVAPGSATIKATSDGVSGTVKVEVVRDAVRKLTVKPASAEARTGDVVHFTASAVDTGGASMKDPPVRWSISGDGAAVYADGAFVAEKAGTYVVTASSGQHSAAISVVVRPRNVERDLEVVAHVPMPDLQMSEEWIIGHHAYLATVADKLFTYDISDPANPKLLDTLKVDARLINDISTTPDEKIGVFTREGASNRKNGIVFLDTSDAAHLKVLSEYTATVTGGVHSAYIDGHYVYITDDATGSLRVIDFQDAKHPREVARWQTENPTVVTLNTEEGSMTSGRYLHDLQVKDGLAYLAYWRDGLIILDVGNGMAGGSPGNPKLVSQYRFNHYELYGDGWLAGTHSVFRYKNYLFVGDEVFPAIFHLQDRDRIPVRAICHVMDVSDIKHPREVAQYEVPEGGSHNFWAANDMLYEGYYSGGARVLDISGELRGDLYRQGREIARFWTGDSKGFRPNLPFTWGGQPCSVTCDSPLLNSLMYFNDIHSGLWITKLGEAKFQGSTSAPAVRKGERTIH from the coding sequence ATGTTCAAAAGCAGAGTGCTCGTCGTAGCCGTTGCAGGGATGATTACGACTTCGGCGCCGGCCGCATGGTCACAGGACACGGCTACAAAGTCGCAGGAATCGACTCCCAGCACCTCGGTGGCGCCCGCGAGCGTGGACATCACTCCCGGCACCCTCGACGTGCAGGTAGGGCAGAAAGTAAAGTTCAGCGCCGCTGCCAAAGACGCGGCAGGAAATTCCATCGACGAAAAGCCTTCGGCGTGGTTCGCCGCGCCATTCGATCTCGCCGGAGCTGACGAATCGGGCGAAGTGACGTTTCATGCACCGGGAGTCGTGACGGTAGGGGCGGTGATTGCCGGAAAGGCTGGCTACGCCACGGTCAACGTTGCCAACTCGAAAATCACGAGCATTGAGATCGAACCTCTTGCCCGCCCGGTTGTCGCGGGCAGCGGGGAAAAGCTTACCGTCATCGCGCGCATCTCCGACGGCAAGCCCCGAACAGATGCCGTGGTCAAGTGGACGTCAGACAAATCGGCGGTTGCCGGCGTAGACGCGGCCGGACTAGTGACTGGAGTCGCGCCCGGCAGCGCCACGATCAAAGCCACGTCTGACGGGGTAAGTGGCACGGTCAAAGTGGAAGTTGTGCGCGATGCCGTGCGCAAGCTGACCGTGAAACCCGCGTCCGCCGAAGCGCGCACCGGCGACGTGGTTCACTTCACGGCCAGCGCGGTCGATACCGGCGGAGCCTCAATGAAAGATCCGCCAGTGCGCTGGTCGATCAGTGGCGACGGCGCTGCTGTTTACGCGGATGGAGCCTTTGTGGCGGAAAAAGCCGGCACCTACGTAGTAACGGCCAGCAGCGGCCAGCACAGCGCGGCCATCTCGGTGGTGGTCCGGCCCCGCAATGTAGAACGCGATCTGGAAGTCGTGGCTCACGTGCCTATGCCGGACTTGCAGATGTCGGAGGAGTGGATCATCGGCCACCACGCCTATCTGGCCACCGTCGCCGATAAACTTTTCACGTACGACATCTCCGATCCCGCCAATCCCAAACTGCTCGACACGCTCAAGGTAGACGCCCGCCTGATCAACGACATCAGCACAACGCCGGATGAGAAGATCGGAGTGTTCACGCGCGAAGGAGCTTCCAATCGCAAGAACGGCATCGTTTTTCTAGACACCTCCGATGCGGCACACCTGAAAGTTCTTTCCGAATATACGGCGACCGTGACCGGCGGGGTTCATAGCGCGTACATCGATGGCCACTACGTTTACATCACCGATGATGCCACGGGCTCGCTGCGCGTGATCGATTTTCAGGATGCGAAACATCCCAGGGAAGTCGCTCGCTGGCAAACCGAGAACCCGACCGTCGTGACATTAAACACAGAAGAGGGGTCGATGACGAGCGGCCGTTATCTGCACGACTTGCAGGTGAAAGACGGACTCGCTTACCTCGCCTACTGGAGAGATGGATTGATCATCCTCGATGTGGGCAACGGGATGGCAGGCGGCAGTCCGGGGAATCCGAAACTGGTGAGCCAGTATCGATTCAACCATTACGAGCTATACGGCGACGGCTGGCTCGCGGGCACGCACAGCGTGTTCCGCTACAAAAATTATTTGTTTGTGGGCGACGAAGTGTTTCCCGCGATTTTTCATCTTCAGGATCGTGATCGCATTCCGGTGCGCGCAATCTGCCACGTGATGGACGTTTCCGATATCAAGCATCCGCGGGAGGTCGCGCAGTACGAAGTGCCGGAAGGCGGATCGCACAATTTCTGGGCCGCCAACGACATGCTGTACGAAGGCTATTACAGCGGCGGCGCGCGCGTTCTCGATATTTCTGGAGAACTCCGTGGCGATCTCTATCGCCAGGGCCGCGAAATTGCCCGCTTCTGGACCGGCGACAGCAAAGGCTTCCGGCCGAATCTGCCGTTCACCTGGGGAGGACAACCCTGCTCGGTGACTTGCGACAGCCCATTGCTCAACAGCTTGATGTACTTCAACGACATTCACTCAGGGCTGTGGATTACGAAGCTTGGCGAGGCGAAGTTTCAGGGATCAACCAGCGCTCCCGCCGTGCGAAAGGGCGAAAGAACCATACATTAA
- a CDS encoding Gfo/Idh/MocA family oxidoreductase → MSGSSQMNRRAFLEKSAAVIAGGVVLPRTALSYDNIAGANDRISLGHIGIGSRGGDLDLIASKLKSSHNVEMTAVCDLWKVNRAKAAATNEGYYGRAPRTVQHAEELLAMKDVDAVLISTPEHSHSPLLKMAVEAGKDVYVEKPMGNVLSEAKAARDAVLQSKSIVQVGTQHRSEPYPQAAQRVARSGDLGDVSKVEVVWNYHGPRWRGRPEVKQIREQDTDWSKWLMTKPARPFDPQMYFEFRLYRDFSSGIPDQWMSHAIDMVHWFMDDHFPTSVVSQGGVFAWHDGRETADTFQTLLEYPKGFLVSYSTSFGNDAPSFTRYMGKKASLINHGGEGSPRYQVIEEKGTHEDDADIDQKRESRYVMLPGETKLPPLGIDDLSLEHMANWFECIRSRQQPHASVREGFSHSVACMMAAQSYWTGKKVFWDSQSEMIADSEPARA, encoded by the coding sequence ATGAGCGGGTCGTCGCAGATGAACCGTCGGGCATTTCTGGAAAAATCCGCCGCAGTCATCGCTGGGGGCGTGGTACTGCCGCGCACGGCTTTGTCGTACGACAACATCGCGGGCGCGAACGATCGCATTTCTCTGGGGCATATTGGGATTGGAAGCCGTGGCGGCGATCTCGATTTGATCGCGTCGAAATTGAAATCCAGTCACAACGTTGAGATGACGGCGGTCTGCGACCTCTGGAAGGTAAATCGCGCGAAGGCGGCCGCGACGAATGAAGGCTATTACGGCCGCGCTCCGCGGACCGTGCAGCACGCCGAAGAACTGCTCGCGATGAAGGATGTCGATGCCGTGCTGATCTCAACACCGGAGCATTCGCATTCTCCGCTGTTGAAAATGGCGGTCGAGGCGGGCAAGGATGTGTACGTCGAAAAGCCGATGGGGAACGTATTGAGCGAAGCGAAGGCGGCGCGCGACGCGGTGCTGCAAAGTAAAAGCATTGTGCAGGTCGGTACGCAGCATCGCAGCGAGCCCTACCCGCAGGCGGCGCAAAGAGTCGCGCGCAGCGGCGATCTTGGAGATGTCAGCAAGGTGGAAGTGGTGTGGAATTATCACGGACCGCGATGGCGTGGGCGGCCGGAGGTGAAGCAGATTCGCGAGCAAGACACCGACTGGAGCAAGTGGCTGATGACGAAGCCGGCGCGGCCGTTTGATCCGCAAATGTATTTCGAGTTTCGGCTTTATCGCGACTTCTCCAGCGGCATTCCCGACCAGTGGATGAGCCACGCAATCGACATGGTGCACTGGTTCATGGACGACCACTTTCCCACATCAGTTGTTTCGCAAGGCGGAGTGTTTGCCTGGCACGATGGGCGCGAAACTGCGGACACGTTTCAGACTCTGTTGGAATATCCGAAAGGTTTCCTGGTCAGCTATTCCACCAGTTTTGGCAACGATGCCCCCAGCTTTACCCGCTACATGGGAAAGAAGGCCAGCTTGATCAATCACGGCGGCGAGGGCAGCCCGCGTTATCAGGTGATCGAAGAAAAAGGAACCCACGAAGACGACGCCGACATTGACCAGAAGCGCGAATCCAGATACGTGATGCTGCCGGGAGAGACGAAACTGCCGCCACTGGGTATTGACGACTTATCTTTAGAACACATGGCAAACTGGTTTGAGTGCATCCGATCGCGGCAGCAACCCCACGCTTCAGTGCGTGAAGGATTCTCTCATTCTGTGGCCTGCATGATGGCGGCGCAATCGTATTGGACGGGCAAGAAAGTGTTCTGGGACTCGCAAAGCGAGATGATCGCGGACAGCGAGCCCGCTCGGGCGTAA